Proteins from a genomic interval of Ferrovibrio terrae:
- a CDS encoding cysteine hydrolase family protein has translation MSRPKTLLEMAGAAGIPVAWEKSTLLLIDHQNEYLADGGLPLTGMDAAVAEIGKLLTAARKAGAPIVHVRHYGKPGGALFNPEGPKAEFIAGVGPQGNERVVTKGLPNSFAGTDLDAVLKELGRKELIIAGFQTHMCVSATARNAIDHGYRGVVVNAACADRDLPDPAGTGTIAAAEMHRITMAALNDRFALVIPNAAAIA, from the coding sequence ATGTCGCGTCCGAAAACCCTGCTGGAAATGGCCGGCGCTGCCGGGATCCCGGTGGCCTGGGAGAAGTCCACCCTGCTGCTGATCGATCACCAGAACGAATACCTGGCCGATGGCGGCCTGCCGCTGACCGGCATGGATGCGGCGGTGGCCGAGATCGGCAAGCTGCTGACTGCTGCCCGCAAGGCCGGCGCACCCATCGTGCATGTGCGCCATTATGGCAAGCCGGGCGGCGCGCTGTTCAATCCCGAAGGCCCCAAGGCGGAGTTCATCGCCGGTGTCGGTCCGCAGGGCAATGAGCGCGTGGTCACCAAGGGGCTGCCGAACTCTTTCGCCGGCACCGATTTGGATGCCGTGCTGAAGGAACTGGGCCGCAAGGAGCTGATCATTGCCGGCTTCCAGACCCATATGTGCGTCAGCGCCACGGCGCGCAACGCCATCGACCACGGCTATCGCGGCGTGGTGGTGAATGCGGCCTGTGCCGATCGCGACCTGCCGGATCCGGCCGGCACCGGTACGATCGCGGCGGCTGAAATGCACCGCATCACCATGGCGGCGCTGAATGACCGTTTCGCGCTGGTGATCCCGAACGCGGCTGCTATCGCTTAA
- a CDS encoding replication-associated recombination protein A — MAKRDAVGGTGESLFAAAGMEAAGPLADRLRPKTLADVIGQDHLLQGEGPLARMVQAKKLSSLILWGPPGTGKTSIARLLADATGLEFAPLSAVFSGVADLRKVFEAARERRALGQRTLLFVDEIHRFNRAQQDGFLPYVEDGTVVLVGATTENPSFALNSALLSRASVVVLHRLDDEAQEKLLSRAEAIERPLPLTPEARAALRAMADGDGRYLLNMAEQIYTLPPETEPLDSARLAETLQKRAPIYDKSQDEHYNLISALHKSLRGSDVDAALYWMARMLVGGEDPLYIVRRLVRFAAEDIGMADPNALLQALAAKDMYDFLGSPEGELGLVQAVIYLGTAPKSNAAYKAEKGAKRAAREHGSLAPPMHILNAPTKMMKELGYSAGYAYDHDAADGFSGQNYFPDGMDRQHFYRPVERGFERDIIKRLDYWQKLRSRRQDEED, encoded by the coding sequence ATGGCGAAGCGCGATGCAGTGGGTGGCACGGGAGAAAGCCTGTTCGCGGCTGCCGGCATGGAAGCCGCCGGGCCGTTGGCCGACCGTCTGCGACCAAAAACACTGGCCGACGTGATCGGCCAGGATCACCTGCTGCAGGGCGAGGGGCCGCTCGCCCGCATGGTACAGGCAAAAAAACTTTCCAGCCTGATCCTGTGGGGCCCGCCGGGCACCGGAAAGACCTCGATCGCGCGGCTGCTGGCGGATGCAACCGGCCTCGAATTCGCGCCGCTGTCAGCGGTGTTCTCGGGCGTGGCCGATCTGCGCAAGGTGTTCGAGGCCGCGCGCGAGCGCCGCGCGCTGGGCCAGCGCACGCTGCTGTTCGTCGATGAAATCCATCGCTTCAACCGTGCGCAACAGGATGGCTTCCTGCCCTATGTCGAAGACGGCACCGTGGTCCTGGTCGGCGCCACCACAGAGAATCCCAGCTTCGCGCTGAACTCGGCGCTGCTGTCGCGGGCGTCCGTCGTCGTGCTGCACCGGCTGGATGACGAGGCGCAGGAAAAGCTGCTGTCGCGCGCCGAAGCCATCGAACGCCCGTTGCCGCTCACACCGGAAGCGCGCGCCGCATTGCGTGCCATGGCCGATGGTGACGGCCGCTATCTGCTCAATATGGCCGAACAGATCTATACCCTGCCGCCGGAGACCGAGCCGCTTGATTCTGCAAGGCTCGCAGAAACATTACAAAAGCGCGCACCGATCTACGACAAGAGTCAGGATGAGCATTACAACCTGATCTCGGCCTTGCACAAATCGCTACGCGGCTCCGATGTCGATGCGGCGCTGTACTGGATGGCGCGTATGCTGGTCGGCGGCGAGGATCCGCTTTACATCGTGCGTCGCCTGGTGCGTTTCGCCGCCGAGGATATCGGCATGGCCGATCCGAATGCCCTGCTGCAGGCGCTCGCCGCCAAGGACATGTACGATTTCCTCGGATCGCCGGAAGGCGAGCTCGGCCTGGTGCAGGCGGTGATCTATCTCGGCACCGCGCCGAAATCGAATGCGGCCTACAAGGCCGAGAAGGGCGCCAAGCGTGCGGCGCGCGAGCATGGGTCGCTGGCGCCGCCGATGCATATCCTGAACGCGCCGACCAAGATGATGAAGGAGCTTGGCTACAGCGCCGGCTATGCCTACGACCACGACGCTGCCGACGGCTTCTCGGGCCAGAACTACTTCCCCGATGGGATGGACCGGCAGCATTTCTACCGCCCGGTGGAGCGCGGCTTTGAGCGCGACATCATTAAAAGGCTGGATTACTGGCAGAAGCTGCGCAGTCGTCGCCAGGATGAAGAGGACTGA
- a CDS encoding AsmA family protein, with amino-acid sequence MRILKWIVAVVVLLVAGAVIAVLTVDVNRFKPQIVAAVENATGRKLDIAQDMKLSLWPLGIGVKQVSFANAAWGGRPQMATVGEFTAQVDLMALIGGQVKVDSLVLNDVDLLLEKDRQGRGNWDFTGQKPAPQQQPQSQATTQSGGTIIPSIENVALKNVRLTYRDAQANSQNNVVLSELTVKQAKGGLLAVKMVADVDGKAITADGTLGSFDDLMSGSRPWPVKMAATLPGAKVSVDGSIAQPMQAKGIALKLTVDAPDLSKVAALAGASAPAVPLTLQADVKDTGPQRYALSNIAAKVADSDLSGNGEVNLAGAKPAVRFDLASKNMDVTQLMPKDSAKPATGGSTAAGGSAGSSAGGQKRLFSSDPLPLEGLNAVDATGSYKAERLKAPKLDAQGVALNLTLKDGVLNAKPAIANLSNGSLNGDITVNAKSKSMTAKLDGKGVVLSEYLQKAGITDIVRRGGPADLVLDVTSSAASMQQMMAGLNGKMVLKVGEGELKEEYIRDFLPGLARAVSALDRATAKTKLHCVVSGLDFKNGVVTPKAILAETGSMTMTGDGTINLGTERIDLKLVPSSRDTGLAAMLPPVNVRGSLADPSFTPDSAALAKGVLGAVAGVAALGPLALLSPAMGSGGDDAATACAKAVALAEGRPVPQSAKPATGSPATGTQTQDQQKPESRGDALRRGLGNLLGR; translated from the coding sequence ATGCGTATTCTGAAATGGATAGTGGCCGTTGTCGTGCTGCTGGTCGCCGGTGCGGTTATCGCCGTGCTGACGGTGGATGTGAACCGCTTCAAGCCGCAGATCGTGGCGGCCGTCGAGAACGCCACCGGGCGCAAGCTCGACATCGCGCAGGACATGAAGCTCAGCCTCTGGCCGCTGGGCATCGGGGTGAAGCAGGTCAGCTTCGCCAACGCTGCCTGGGGCGGCCGTCCGCAGATGGCGACCGTAGGCGAGTTCACCGCACAGGTCGATCTCATGGCGCTGATCGGCGGGCAGGTGAAGGTCGACAGCCTTGTGCTGAACGACGTCGACCTGCTGTTGGAAAAGGACCGGCAGGGCCGGGGCAACTGGGATTTTACCGGCCAGAAACCGGCCCCCCAGCAGCAGCCGCAGAGCCAGGCTACAACTCAGTCCGGCGGCACGATCATTCCGTCGATCGAGAATGTCGCGCTGAAGAATGTCCGGCTCACCTATCGCGATGCCCAGGCCAATAGCCAGAATAATGTCGTGCTGAGCGAACTGACCGTGAAGCAGGCCAAGGGTGGCCTGCTGGCCGTCAAGATGGTTGCCGATGTGGATGGCAAGGCGATCACCGCCGACGGCACGCTGGGCAGCTTCGACGACCTGATGTCGGGCAGCCGGCCCTGGCCGGTGAAGATGGCCGCGACCTTGCCGGGCGCGAAAGTCAGCGTGGATGGCAGCATCGCCCAGCCGATGCAGGCCAAGGGTATTGCGCTGAAACTGACCGTCGATGCGCCCGACCTTTCAAAGGTTGCCGCGCTCGCCGGCGCCAGCGCGCCGGCTGTGCCGCTGACCCTGCAGGCCGATGTGAAGGATACCGGGCCGCAGCGTTACGCGCTCAGCAACATCGCCGCCAAAGTTGCCGACAGCGATCTGTCCGGCAACGGCGAAGTGAATCTGGCGGGCGCGAAGCCTGCCGTGCGGTTCGATCTCGCCTCGAAGAATATGGATGTCACGCAACTGATGCCGAAAGACAGCGCCAAACCGGCAACTGGCGGCAGTACAGCGGCTGGGGGGTCTGCCGGCAGCAGCGCCGGCGGGCAGAAGCGCCTGTTTAGCAGCGATCCGCTGCCGCTGGAGGGGTTGAATGCCGTCGATGCGACCGGCAGCTACAAGGCCGAGCGATTGAAAGCGCCCAAGCTCGATGCGCAGGGCGTGGCGCTCAATCTCACGCTCAAGGACGGCGTGCTGAATGCAAAACCGGCCATCGCCAATCTGTCGAATGGCAGCCTGAATGGCGACATCACCGTCAATGCCAAATCGAAATCAATGACCGCGAAACTCGATGGCAAGGGCGTGGTGCTGAGCGAGTATCTGCAGAAGGCCGGCATCACCGATATCGTGCGGCGCGGCGGCCCGGCCGATCTGGTGCTCGATGTCACCAGCAGCGCGGCCTCCATGCAGCAGATGATGGCCGGCCTGAACGGCAAGATGGTGCTGAAGGTCGGCGAGGGCGAACTGAAGGAAGAATATATCCGCGACTTCCTGCCGGGCCTTGCACGCGCTGTTTCTGCACTCGATCGTGCCACGGCGAAGACCAAGCTGCATTGCGTGGTCAGCGGGCTGGATTTCAAGAACGGCGTGGTGACTCCCAAGGCGATCCTGGCTGAAACCGGCAGCATGACGATGACTGGCGACGGCACCATCAATCTGGGCACCGAGCGGATCGACCTCAAGCTGGTGCCGTCGTCGCGCGACACTGGCCTGGCCGCGATGCTGCCGCCGGTGAATGTGCGCGGCAGCCTGGCCGATCCGAGCTTCACGCCAGACAGCGCGGCGCTCGCCAAGGGCGTGCTCGGCGCTGTTGCCGGCGTGGCGGCGCTTGGCCCGCTGGCGCTGCTGTCGCCGGCCATGGGCTCGGGTGGAGACGATGCCGCGACGGCCTGCGCCAAGGCTGTGGCGCTGGCGGAAGGCCGGCCGGTGCCGCAATCGGCGAAGCCAGCTACGGGTTCCCCTGCAACTGGCACCCAGACGCAGGACCAGCAAAAGCCCGAAAGCCGGGGCGATGCCCTGCGTCGCGGTCTGGGCAACTTGCTGGGGCGCTGA
- a CDS encoding PAS domain-containing protein, whose product MKLDKPILQQLQAYWEVKRGDRPYPGREDIDPLELRFIIGHLILVDIELSPLRFRYRLFGTAIVQRQGFDMTGKYLDQHPWPELAAMAQQTYLEVIDSGKPALIRRRGLVNDGYVDHQSLILPLGHSRVEMLLSGVVFTPEAEQD is encoded by the coding sequence ATGAAACTCGACAAGCCGATCCTGCAGCAACTGCAGGCCTATTGGGAGGTCAAGCGCGGCGACCGCCCCTATCCGGGGCGTGAGGATATCGATCCCCTGGAACTGCGCTTCATCATCGGCCACCTGATCCTGGTCGATATCGAACTCAGCCCGCTGCGTTTCCGCTATCGCCTGTTCGGCACCGCCATCGTGCAGCGCCAGGGTTTCGACATGACCGGCAAATATCTCGACCAGCATCCCTGGCCGGAACTCGCCGCGATGGCCCAGCAGACCTATCTCGAGGTAATCGACAGCGGCAAGCCGGCCCTGATCCGCCGCCGCGGCCTGGTCAACGACGGTTACGTCGATCACCAGTCGCTGATCCTGCCACTCGGGCACAGCCGGGTCGAGATGCTGCTGTCTGGCGTCGTTTTCACGCCGGAAGCCGAGCAGGACTGA
- a CDS encoding HAD-IA family hydrolase → MSADLIQLSDSLDPPRLVIFDCDGTLVDSQHHIVSAMHSAFAANGLVLPDADAVRRTVGLPLEVAIEHLLLPLGSPALNPVVHAYKTAAIAQRLEPDHHEPLFPGLVATLDRLEQAGFLLGVATGKARRGLNYTLATHSLTERFITLQTCDVVANGKPAPDMVLQAMAETGAVPASTIVVGDTTYDMEMARNAGVQAIGVAWGYHDEQILLETGAASIIKNFGELPDLVIELLTRSSSAA, encoded by the coding sequence ATGAGTGCAGACCTGATTCAACTGTCCGACAGCCTCGACCCGCCGCGTCTGGTGATCTTTGACTGCGACGGGACGCTGGTAGACAGCCAACACCACATCGTCAGCGCCATGCACAGCGCCTTCGCTGCCAATGGCCTGGTCCTGCCCGACGCGGATGCCGTGCGCCGTACGGTCGGCCTGCCGCTGGAAGTGGCCATCGAACATCTGCTGCTGCCACTTGGCTCCCCGGCGCTCAATCCCGTGGTCCATGCCTACAAGACCGCCGCCATAGCCCAGCGGCTGGAGCCCGATCACCACGAGCCGCTGTTCCCCGGACTCGTTGCGACGCTGGACCGGCTCGAGCAGGCTGGTTTCCTGCTCGGCGTCGCCACCGGCAAGGCGCGGCGCGGGCTGAACTACACGCTGGCGACCCACAGCCTGACCGAACGCTTCATCACCCTGCAGACCTGTGATGTGGTGGCGAACGGCAAGCCGGCGCCTGACATGGTGCTGCAGGCGATGGCTGAAACCGGCGCCGTTCCGGCCTCGACAATCGTGGTCGGTGACACCACTTACGACATGGAGATGGCCCGCAATGCCGGCGTTCAGGCGATCGGCGTGGCCTGGGGCTATCACGATGAACAGATACTGCTCGAAACCGGAGCAGCAAGCATAATCAAAAACTTTGGGGAACTTCCTGATCTGGTAATTGAGCTTTTGACCAGATCCTCGTCAGCCGCCTGA
- a CDS encoding DegQ family serine endoprotease, whose translation MAQFSVRTVLKLALAAVLAALPVVAVAQTAQTRLPASRTEIQLSFAPLVQRAAPAVVNVYSRRVERVASPFADDPFFRRFFGNQSPFGMPRERIAQSLGSGVIVEAEGVIVTNNHVIEGATEIVVALSDRREFEARVIAADPRSDLAVLRIDTRGETLPYLEFRDSDELQVGDLVLAIGNPFGVGQTVTQGIISAVGRAISDDMTAQSFIQTDAAINPGNSGGALLGMDGKLVGINTAIFSRSGGSIGIGFAIPANLVSSTVASAMAGKGIKRPWFGANGEAVTSEIAQGLGMARPNGVLVGEVWRGGPADRAGLKAGDVVLAIDGREVNDPQALRFRIATRKLGDTAALDVLRRGQRVNLQIALQDAPETPARNLTQLSGNQPLAGATVGNLSPAFADELGIDMLERGVIVTEIAPGSPAARLRIRTGDIVVKINDRDVEDVRSLQSLLRGSNQWVVTLRRNKQVLTFTVRS comes from the coding sequence ATGGCGCAATTCTCTGTCCGGACTGTTCTCAAACTGGCGTTGGCCGCAGTGTTGGCCGCATTGCCGGTCGTCGCTGTCGCCCAGACGGCACAGACCCGGCTGCCGGCCAGCCGGACCGAAATCCAGCTGAGTTTCGCACCGCTGGTTCAGCGCGCCGCGCCGGCCGTGGTCAACGTCTACAGCCGCCGGGTCGAGCGGGTGGCGTCGCCCTTCGCCGACGATCCTTTCTTCCGGCGCTTCTTTGGCAACCAGTCGCCGTTCGGGATGCCGCGCGAGCGCATCGCGCAGTCGCTTGGCTCTGGCGTGATCGTCGAAGCCGAGGGCGTCATCGTCACCAACAACCATGTGATCGAGGGCGCCACCGAGATCGTGGTGGCGCTCAGCGACCGGCGCGAATTCGAGGCGCGCGTGATCGCAGCCGATCCGCGTTCCGACCTTGCTGTGCTGCGCATCGATACACGCGGCGAAACCCTGCCGTATCTCGAATTCCGCGACTCCGACGAATTGCAGGTCGGCGATCTGGTGCTGGCCATCGGCAATCCCTTCGGCGTCGGCCAGACCGTGACGCAGGGCATTATCTCAGCGGTCGGCCGTGCGATCTCCGATGACATGACGGCGCAGTCCTTCATCCAGACCGATGCGGCGATCAATCCCGGCAATTCCGGCGGCGCGCTGCTGGGCATGGATGGCAAGCTGGTCGGCATCAACACGGCGATCTTCTCGCGCTCCGGCGGCTCCATCGGCATCGGCTTTGCCATTCCGGCCAACCTCGTCTCGTCCACCGTGGCGAGCGCCATGGCCGGGAAGGGGATCAAGCGGCCCTGGTTCGGCGCCAACGGCGAAGCCGTCACCAGCGAAATCGCGCAGGGCCTGGGCATGGCGCGGCCCAACGGCGTGCTGGTCGGCGAAGTCTGGCGTGGCGGTCCGGCTGATCGCGCCGGGCTGAAAGCGGGCGATGTGGTGCTGGCCATCGATGGCCGCGAGGTCAACGATCCGCAGGCCCTGCGCTTCCGTATTGCGACGCGCAAGCTGGGCGACACGGCAGCACTCGATGTGCTGCGGCGCGGCCAGCGCGTGAACCTGCAGATTGCCCTGCAGGATGCGCCCGAAACACCGGCGCGCAATCTGACCCAACTCAGCGGCAACCAGCCGCTCGCCGGCGCGACGGTCGGTAACCTGTCGCCGGCCTTCGCCGACGAGCTCGGCATCGACATGCTGGAACGCGGTGTGATCGTCACCGAGATCGCACCCGGATCGCCTGCCGCCCGGCTGCGAATCCGCACCGGTGATATTGTCGTCAAGATCAATGACCGCGACGTGGAAGATGTGCGTTCGCTGCAGAGCCTGCTGCGCGGCAGCAATCAGTGGGTCGTGACCCTGCGACGCAACAAACAGGTGCTGACCTTCACGGTGCGGAGCTGA
- a CDS encoding DUF3422 family protein yields MAGRIGEPLLPDGLRHRAHPLRAALAAEVHARPPLPIAAPARVLHLGLMLQPDDVAAEHAHLAALCRSCHADAPPADAKHVAVELSGAGHLIWERRTEFTTYTLYLPRQAGAALDAPGDLPLPDGWLKALPGQLMVTADITLLSSDEAAPTDLQLQRLFDGPTLVASRVAEGHATVWTDFFLGADDSVRFLIHDHGLTEAQRGRIVMRLLDIETYRMMALLALPLAQQVAPRITALEQGLAKLSGRMVDVGQESEQTLLLELAGLAAEVETLAVDTPYRFGAARAYHALVERRIAELRESRIAGMPTLGEFMERRLSPAMRTCSTMAERIEGLSRRATRMANLLRTRVDVALERQNVELLEAMNQRSRLQLRLQETVEGLSVAAITYYVVGLVGYAAQALHAAGLPVNKEIAIGVAIPVVAVAVWWGLRRFRRSLQKAGLH; encoded by the coding sequence ATGGCTGGAAGAATAGGCGAGCCACTGCTGCCTGACGGTCTGCGGCATCGCGCCCATCCGCTGCGTGCCGCACTGGCCGCTGAAGTCCATGCCCGTCCGCCCTTGCCAATTGCAGCACCCGCCCGCGTGCTGCATCTCGGCCTGATGCTGCAGCCCGATGATGTCGCCGCCGAACATGCCCATCTGGCGGCGCTGTGCCGCAGTTGCCATGCCGATGCACCGCCAGCGGATGCGAAGCATGTGGCGGTTGAACTTTCCGGTGCTGGCCACCTGATCTGGGAACGTCGCACCGAATTCACCACCTACACGCTGTATCTGCCGCGGCAGGCCGGTGCCGCACTGGATGCGCCGGGCGACCTGCCGTTGCCCGACGGCTGGCTCAAAGCCCTGCCGGGGCAACTGATGGTGACGGCGGATATTACGCTGCTCAGTTCTGATGAAGCCGCGCCAACCGATCTGCAGTTGCAGCGGCTGTTCGACGGCCCCACGCTGGTGGCGAGCCGCGTGGCCGAGGGGCACGCCACGGTCTGGACCGATTTCTTCCTCGGTGCGGATGACAGCGTGCGTTTCCTGATCCATGACCACGGCCTGACCGAGGCCCAGCGTGGCCGCATCGTCATGCGCCTGCTCGATATCGAAACCTACCGCATGATGGCGCTGCTGGCGCTGCCGCTGGCGCAGCAGGTCGCGCCGCGCATCACCGCGCTCGAACAGGGCCTGGCGAAATTATCCGGCCGCATGGTCGATGTCGGGCAGGAAAGCGAACAGACGCTGTTGCTCGAACTGGCCGGCCTCGCGGCCGAGGTCGAGACGCTCGCCGTCGATACGCCCTACCGTTTTGGCGCGGCACGCGCCTATCACGCCCTGGTCGAGCGCCGCATCGCCGAGCTGCGCGAGAGCCGTATCGCTGGCATGCCCACGCTGGGTGAATTCATGGAGCGGCGTTTATCGCCGGCGATGCGGACCTGCAGCACGATGGCCGAACGCATCGAGGGCTTGTCGCGCCGGGCGACGCGCATGGCCAACCTGCTGCGTACCCGCGTCGATGTCGCGCTGGAGCGGCAGAATGTCGAACTGCTCGAGGCGATGAACCAACGCTCGCGGCTGCAATTGCGCTTGCAGGAAACCGTCGAGGGTCTCTCGGTCGCCGCGATCACGTATTACGTGGTGGGGCTGGTGGGTTATGCCGCGCAGGCCTTGCACGCGGCCGGTCTGCCGGTGAACAAGGAAATCGCCATCGGCGTGGCGATCCCGGTGGTGGCAGTTGCAGTGTGGTGGGGGCTGCGGCGATTCCGGCGCTCGCTGCAGAAGGCGGGGCTGCACTAG
- a CDS encoding RluA family pseudouridine synthase, with protein sequence MSQVTTRTVSADEADLRLDRWFKRHYPWLGHAKLEKLLRTGQVRIDGGRVKAATRLETGQAIRIPPLGDPPKDDDRPRTPQPAKASPERIAELEAAVLHKDDAVIVLNKPAGLATQGGTGLTEHLDGLLGYLKFGNAERPRLVHRLDKDTSGVLLLARSASAAAKLAEALRKRDAHKLYWALVMGVPEQRMGKIDLPLAKLAGGAGERMVYDEDEGKNAVTLYRTIETAGKRAAWLGMAPLTGRTHQLRVHAAAMGTPIVGDGKYGAAEAFLTGGVSRKLHLHARGIRLAHPDGGKLEVRAPLSPHMAATWDFLGLTLDKSADAWLEE encoded by the coding sequence ATGTCCCAGGTAACCACCCGTACCGTCAGTGCCGACGAAGCCGACCTGCGTCTCGACCGCTGGTTCAAGCGTCATTACCCGTGGCTTGGCCATGCCAAGCTGGAAAAGCTGCTGCGCACCGGACAGGTCCGCATCGATGGCGGCCGCGTCAAGGCGGCGACACGGCTGGAAACCGGTCAGGCCATCCGTATTCCGCCGCTCGGCGATCCGCCGAAGGATGATGACAGGCCGCGCACGCCCCAGCCGGCCAAAGCCAGCCCCGAGCGCATCGCCGAACTGGAAGCCGCTGTCCTGCACAAGGACGATGCGGTGATCGTGCTGAACAAGCCGGCCGGTCTCGCCACGCAGGGCGGCACCGGACTGACCGAGCATCTCGACGGCCTGCTCGGCTATCTGAAATTCGGCAATGCCGAACGCCCGCGTCTGGTGCATCGCCTCGACAAGGATACGTCGGGCGTTCTGCTGCTGGCGCGCAGTGCCAGCGCGGCCGCCAAACTGGCCGAGGCCCTGCGCAAGCGCGATGCGCACAAGCTGTACTGGGCGCTGGTGATGGGCGTGCCGGAGCAGCGCATGGGCAAGATCGACCTGCCGCTGGCCAAGCTGGCGGGCGGCGCTGGCGAGCGCATGGTCTATGACGAAGACGAAGGCAAGAACGCCGTCACGCTCTATCGCACCATCGAGACAGCCGGCAAGCGCGCCGCCTGGCTCGGCATGGCGCCGCTGACCGGTCGCACGCATCAGCTGCGCGTGCATGCGGCGGCGATGGGCACGCCGATTGTCGGCGACGGCAAATACGGTGCGGCCGAAGCGTTTCTCACGGGCGGAGTCAGCCGCAAGCTGCATCTGCATGCGCGCGGCATCAGGTTGGCGCATCCCGATGGCGGCAAGCTGGAAGTGCGCGCGCCCCTGTCGCCGCATATGGCCGCGACCTGGGATTTCCTCGGCCTCACTTTGGACAAAAGCGCCGACGCATGGCTGGAAGAATAG
- a CDS encoding acid-shock protein: MSNTVSLKSLATALTVAGTVALGAAGGAWAQSTTPSTPRGDAIAQDAQTDARKEQRKADEKKADAMKAQRKAEEKKADAQRDANSDKAAAQRKADEQKADARKQQRKADEKARSVN, encoded by the coding sequence ATGTCCAACACTGTTTCGCTGAAATCCCTCGCCACTGCCCTGACCGTGGCTGGTACCGTCGCGCTGGGTGCGGCTGGCGGCGCCTGGGCGCAGAGCACGACCCCAAGTACCCCGCGCGGCGACGCGATCGCGCAGGACGCCCAGACGGACGCCCGCAAGGAGCAGCGCAAGGCCGACGAAAAGAAGGCCGATGCGATGAAGGCGCAGCGCAAAGCCGAGGAGAAGAAAGCCGACGCGCAGCGCGATGCCAACAGCGACAAGGCCGCTGCCCAGCGCAAGGCCGACGAACAGAAGGCTGATGCCCGCAAGCAGCAGCGCAAGGCTGACGAGAAGGCCCGCAGTGTGAACTAG
- a CDS encoding LysR family transcriptional regulator has product MPLQKRTDALDWNDLRYVLALARHGSLSATARLLKVNHATVARRIAALEGSLGMTLFERRARGYVPTPAAAPVLQAAEQIEAPLLRLARLGDAKTGEQIAGTVRITCTEGVASHTVAPQLAGLRQRWPGLQIELAVEHRSLSLARREADIAIRWARPKTGELYASKLGAVPYRLYRNPAALDRNAVAAFDESLAEIPESLWLKTSGLTQAIRSNSMIPLVAAARAGACAVLLPEYIGRQYAELMPDPGKPPVTRELWLVLHRDLRNTPRIRVVTDYLSDSIRRMLRTA; this is encoded by the coding sequence ATGCCTCTGCAAAAACGCACAGACGCTCTGGACTGGAACGACCTGCGCTACGTACTGGCGCTGGCCCGTCATGGCAGCCTGTCGGCCACCGCTCGGCTGCTGAAGGTGAACCACGCCACGGTGGCCCGGCGCATCGCCGCACTGGAAGGTAGCCTGGGCATGACACTCTTCGAACGGCGCGCACGCGGCTATGTGCCGACACCGGCGGCGGCACCCGTACTGCAGGCCGCCGAGCAGATCGAGGCGCCCCTGCTGCGGCTGGCGCGCCTGGGCGATGCAAAAACGGGCGAGCAGATCGCCGGCACCGTACGCATCACCTGCACCGAGGGTGTCGCGAGCCACACAGTGGCACCGCAGCTCGCCGGCTTACGTCAGCGCTGGCCCGGCCTGCAGATCGAACTGGCGGTGGAACATCGCTCACTCAGCCTGGCGCGCCGCGAAGCCGACATCGCGATCCGCTGGGCGCGTCCCAAAACCGGCGAGCTCTATGCCAGCAAACTCGGCGCGGTGCCCTATCGGCTGTACCGCAATCCGGCAGCACTCGATCGCAATGCCGTGGCGGCCTTCGATGAAAGCCTAGCTGAAATTCCGGAATCACTCTGGCTAAAGACATCCGGGCTGACGCAGGCGATCCGCAGCAACAGCATGATCCCGCTGGTGGCGGCTGCGCGCGCCGGCGCCTGCGCCGTGCTGCTGCCGGAATATATCGGCCGGCAATATGCCGAACTGATGCCCGATCCGGGCAAACCACCGGTGACGCGCGAACTGTGGCTGGTGCTGCATCGCGACCTGCGCAACACGCCACGCATCCGTGTCGTGACGGACTATCTGTCCGATAGCATCCGCAGGATGCTGCGCACCGCCTAG
- the queF gene encoding preQ(1) synthase, whose amino-acid sequence MKRTAKTTRKTASSASITQGLTQLGQNATQPQSPDEASLETVPNPQPGTTYLIRFTQPEFTSLCPMTGQPDFAHLVIDYVPNRQIVESKSLKLFLNSFRNHGAFHEDCTISIAKRLIAAMKPRWLRIGGYWYPRGGMPIDVFWQTGKPPADLWLPDQGVANYRGRG is encoded by the coding sequence ATGAAACGCACCGCCAAGACCACCCGCAAAACCGCCTCTTCCGCCTCCATCACCCAGGGACTGACGCAGCTCGGCCAGAACGCGACGCAGCCGCAAAGCCCAGATGAGGCTTCGCTGGAGACCGTGCCGAATCCCCAGCCCGGCACGACCTATCTGATCCGCTTCACGCAGCCGGAATTTACCAGCCTGTGTCCAATGACAGGACAGCCGGATTTCGCCCATCTGGTGATCGACTATGTGCCGAACCGGCAGATCGTTGAGTCGAAGTCGCTGAAGCTGTTCCTCAACAGCTTCCGCAATCACGGCGCCTTCCACGAGGACTGCACGATCAGCATCGCGAAGCGACTTATCGCGGCGATGAAGCCGCGCTGGCTGCGCATCGGCGGCTACTGGTATCCGCGCGGCGGCATGCCCATCGACGTGTTCTGGCAGACCGGCAAACCGCCGGCCGACCTGTGGCTGCCCGACCAGGGCGTGGCCAACTATCGCGGTCGCGGCTGA